Proteins encoded within one genomic window of Aquarana catesbeiana isolate 2022-GZ linkage group LG03, ASM4218655v1, whole genome shotgun sequence:
- the LOC141134255 gene encoding olfactory receptor 1496-like → MYMTRMLKSSGSVSELTLIIPKNNITTIFLLGFNNIGKFNLLVFSLILIIYCVTICGNLLIITLVSYSKTLHFPMYFFLTQLSVSDILLITDIAPNMLNIVLHGQTSISFPGCITQLYFFALSETSECFLLTVMSYDRYLAICYPLHYVFIMNQVLCITFVFIVWLLSGSVTSFIIHGVCSLEFCGPNTIDQFFCDFYPVVELSCSDTSIVKMESTLLCTAVIVLPFLLIVLSYIYIALTILKISSTSGRLKSFSTCSSHLTVVSIFYGTLISMYVLPNEGQSQIISKILALLYTVFTPFLNPFIYSLRNKDIKKAIGNIMHAKTSLERPW, encoded by the coding sequence ATCATACCTAAGAATAATATTACAACAATATTCTTGTTGGGATTCAACAATATTGGCAAATTTAATCTTTTGGTCTTCTCCCTAATCCTTATAATATATTgtgtgacaatatgtggaaacctcCTGATCATCACACTGGTGTCCTACAGCAAAACCCTCCATTTTCCCATGTACTTCTTCCTCACCCAGCTGTCTGTATCTGATATCCTATTGATTACTGATATTGCTCCTAACATGCTTAATATTGTTCTACATGGGCAGACATCCATATCTTTCCCTGGATGCATCACAcagctttatttttttgctttatcaGAAACATCTGAATGTTTTCTACTGACAGTGATGTCCTACGACCGCTATCTAGCTATCTGCTATCCTCTGCATTATGTCTTTATTATGAACCAAGTTCTTTGCATTACATTTGTTTTCATAGTCTGGCTGTTAAGTGGTTCTGTAACATcctttataatacatggtgtgtgttcATTAGAATTCTGTGGGCCAAATACTATTGACCAATTCTTCTGTGATTTTTATCCTGTGGTGGAACTTTCTTGTTCGGACACATCCATTGTTAAGATGGAATCCACATTGCTTTGTACTGCTGTCATAGTCTTGCCATTCCTTTTGATAGTCCTTTCATATATATACATTGCTTTAACCATACTGAAGATATCGTCCACTTCAGGGAGACTGAAATCCTTTTCTACTTGCAGCTCCCATTTGACAGTTGTGTCTATATTTTATGGGACGCTAATCTCCATGTATGTTCTTCCAAATGAAGGGCAGTCACAGATTATCAGTAAGATACTGGCTTTGTTGTATACGGTGTTTACTCCTTTTCTAAACCCCTTTATATACAGTTTAAGGAATAAAGACATAAAAAAAGCGATAGGGAATATAATGCATGCTAAAACAAGTCTTGAACGTCCATGGTAA